In Plectropomus leopardus isolate mb unplaced genomic scaffold, YSFRI_Pleo_2.0 unplaced_scaffold15301, whole genome shotgun sequence, the genomic window atgtatttaaaatgatgatgatgttacaaaaatgatgttttgtcaGCAtcattttcgggtaattttaaccaaatttttttttgaatgtgcaCAGCTTGATAGGCTGCTTACACCAGCATGACCAGCTAAAACCAGCTTATGCTGGTGCTGGCTTTAGctggttttagctggttttgATGGTCTCGGATGGTCgtgacccagttcttgctggtctttgatggtttgtGACATGCTGGTGTGATGAGCTCTGCACATTTATGCATCACACATGACATAACACTGATTTATGctctttgcttttcatactctCCCCTCATGACTCTTTTATTTCTTCAGACTCAAACCATCAAAAATGATGCGAAAACAAACCTTAAGCTGGTCCAAAAACTGCTCCACCAGCTAAACCGCCTTACGCTGTTTTTCAGCAGGGCGgcaacttctccctccaccaccagGTGTCGctctgtctttcagctcagccgCCTTTTCCACCACTAGAGACcgcagactgagctctggtggtgcgtgctgtgcactgcaATCAGTGAGTTTGATATAGAGGAgcacctttatttaaaaaaaaaaaaaacataccttccaGATTTTCTGTACCCTGGTATAccgtaatactgtgatactgcctCAGCCTAACATGGATTATAGgttatttatttgtctatttaattttttttttttaattttaaatgtaattttctgattttattttattctattttatttttaatttttccagaTAAAGCcagatattttttctgtttaagtaCAAAAGAAATATCAGCACCCTCAGACTGTCGTTTTAGGTTCGATATAGCGCTCAGTAAGGGCCATTGTGAAGAGCCGTTCCACGTGACGGCCGGGGCCCCCTGCTCTGCTCTGAATTCTGTCCtgaaaaagaaagtaacaaCAGGCTTTATACTGAGAAAAGGTCTGTAAAGATGCCTCTGCTGCACAGTCCCAGTGGGGTATAAAGGATTAAATCCTCCAGCCAGACACAGGCCtgtcaaaaccaaacaaaaccagCTTTCAGAGCGGCgctcagccaatcaggagtCACCTCAGAGGATGATGTCAGCGAGCTGGGGGCAGGGTTTAGCCCGCTGGAGTCACTGGACTGTTGCCTCCTGTGCTGCACCGACGCTTCAGCGAGgcatcgattttttttttttttatgtcttccaGCAACTTGTGATGAAGAACTAAACGTTCATTAGATCAGAGATGCTCATGTtactttgtttgggggccatttttgcaaaatgacaacaggccaggggccagtcgcagcggccccatacatgtttctggaattttaggatgtttgaaggattttagtatatttctatgatttaaggttgtttctggaattttagaaaacttgtaggattttagtacatttatgGATCTCAGGAtgtgatttttggatatttctaggatttaagatttctagaactttaggacatttctagcatttttgcacatttctagaaatttagATCATgtctccaggattttaggagattttttacaatttcaggACACTTGTatgatttaagaacatttcttgggtttcaggacattttaattttagtacatttctagcattttaggacatttctaggaattttaggatatttctaggattttgagacatttatcagatttgaggacatttctaagatttcaggacatcgcttggattttaagacctttctctgattataggacatttctcagattttaggatgttttaaaggttttagtgcatttctaggattttttaaaaaatttctaGTCCTTTGACATggttccaagattttaggacatttttaggattttaggaaatttgtctgatttaggacatttctcaattTCAGGAATTCCTAGGATTTTGCAGTATTTCTTGGAtgttaggatttttttctatagtttttttttttagcgcaTTTTAAGGAATCTTGCTACCAGCTTGTTTCtagtttccaagattttaggacattttcaggattttaggatttttttttaggaattttaaGATATTGCTCTGATCTTAgaatatttctaagattttaggacgtttctaggatgttaggaagtctctgattttaggactttttaggagtttaggacattaggacctctgtcgggggtgttttggatcctccactggcacttgtTTTACATAAAcgagctctgttttgatgctgttttatgcgctctggcaccttatggatacttaaagtataaaaagtgtGAATCactatttttactgtgaattaaaGAATGGCTgggggggccagatttggcccgcgggccataagttgaCTATCGCTGCTTCAGTGTCGTACTTTGTCTCATGTTTTAACTTTCTCATTGTCAGCCGTTAGATTTGTCGTTTGAGACGAGAGTTGGCCGCGCTGACATCTGTACTTTTCTCTGTGTTCTTGTTTCTTCAGGTGACGGAGCTGAACGAAGCGCTATCCAACGAGGAGAGGAACCTGCTCTCTGTGGCCTACAAGAATGTGGTCGGCGCGAGGCGTTCCTCCTGGCGCGTCATCTCCAGCATCGAGCAGAAGACGTCGGCCGACGGCAACGAGAAGAAGATCGAGATGGTGCGCGCCTACCGGGAAAAGATCGAGAAGGAGCTGGAGGCCGTCTGCCAGGACGTGCTCAACCTCCTCGACAACTTCCTGATCAAGAACTGCAATGAGACGCAGCACGAGAGCAAAGTCTTCTACCTGAAGATGAAGGGCGACTACTACCGCTACCTGGCCGAGGTGGCCACGGGGGAGAAGAGAGCCTCGGTGGTGGAGTCCTCCGAGAAGTCCTACAGCGAGGCCCACGAGATCAGCAAGGAGCACATGCAGCC contains:
- the LOC121964341 gene encoding 14-3-3 protein gamma-1-like: VTELNEALSNEERNLLSVAYKNVVGARRSSWRVISSIEQKTSADGNEKKIEMVRAYREKIEKELEAVCQDVLNLLDNFLIKNCNETQHESKVFYLKMKGDYYRYLAEVATGEKRASVVESSEKSYSEAHEISKEHMQPTHPIRLGLALNYSVFYYEIQNAPEQACHLAKTAFDDAIAELDTLNEDSYKDSTLIMQLLRDNLTLWTSDQQDDEGGEGNN